The Eubacteriaceae bacterium Marseille-Q4139 genome has a window encoding:
- a CDS encoding LysR family transcriptional regulator, with protein MEFRVLQYFLAAAREQSISGAAEYLHLSQPTLSRQLKELEEELGKQLFIRGNRRITLTEEGMILRKRAEEIVDLMQKTEKEIALNDAAIAGDIYIGAGETDAIRILARTARRLQENHPGIRLHIASGDSADVTEDLDKGLIDFGILFDPRDLSKYDYLKLPHQDTWGVLMRRDSPLAEKTAVTPEDLWDKPLILSRQHREGSALSMWLSRPEADLNVTATYSLLYNGSILVEEGIGYALTLDKIINTCGSSLCFRPLSPPLTANLCIVWKKYQVLTKAAELFLNTLNEEISAGGTGL; from the coding sequence ATGGAATTTCGCGTACTTCAGTATTTTCTCGCAGCCGCCAGGGAACAAAGTATTTCCGGCGCCGCCGAATATCTCCACCTCTCTCAGCCGACCCTTTCCAGGCAGCTGAAAGAACTGGAGGAAGAGCTTGGAAAACAGCTTTTTATCCGCGGGAACCGAAGGATCACCCTCACGGAGGAGGGGATGATTTTAAGAAAACGTGCAGAAGAGATCGTGGATCTGATGCAGAAAACAGAAAAAGAAATTGCCTTAAACGACGCAGCCATCGCCGGTGACATCTACATTGGGGCCGGAGAAACAGATGCCATCCGCATCCTCGCCAGAACGGCCCGCAGGCTTCAGGAGAACCATCCCGGGATCCGCCTGCACATTGCCAGCGGCGATTCGGCAGACGTGACGGAAGACCTGGACAAAGGGCTCATTGATTTCGGCATCCTCTTTGACCCCAGGGATCTTTCCAAATACGATTATTTAAAGCTCCCGCACCAGGACACCTGGGGCGTTCTGATGCGCCGGGATTCCCCGCTGGCTGAAAAAACGGCCGTCACCCCAGAAGACCTCTGGGACAAGCCCCTGATCCTCTCAAGGCAGCACCGGGAGGGAAGCGCCCTCTCCATGTGGCTTTCCAGGCCAGAAGCAGATTTGAACGTCACAGCCACATACAGCCTGCTTTACAATGGTTCCATCCTCGTGGAGGAAGGGATCGGCTATGCCCTTACTCTGGATAAGATCATCAACACCTGCGGCAGCAGCCTCTGCTTCCGCCCTTTGAGTCCGCCCCTTACGGCAAATCTCTGTATCGTGTGGAAAAAATATCAGGTGCTCACAAAAGCAGCCGAGCTGTTTCTGAACACCCTGAACGAAGAAATATCAGCAGGCGGCACAGGCCTTTAG
- a CDS encoding DUF1275 domain-containing protein, protein MSESIRLGTLLTLTGGFMDAYSYLIRGGTFANAETGNIVLMGLSLAEGKWMRALYYLVPVVAFALGIFAAERIRERVGENPGIHWKEGVLWAEILLLFLAGFLPQEYNAVVNSMIAFSCAMQVEAFRKIRGKAFATTMCTGNLRSGTELLCSGDYRHDAKKRKEGLHYYWIDLVFAGGAALGVFVCRAFGERAIWFGCITLLFSILFIRYQKQRAQV, encoded by the coding sequence ATATCGGAAAGCATCCGGCTTGGAACGCTTTTAACGCTGACGGGCGGATTTATGGACGCCTATTCTTACCTGATCCGCGGCGGGACGTTTGCCAATGCGGAGACAGGAAATATCGTTTTGATGGGACTCAGCCTGGCTGAAGGCAAGTGGATGCGGGCGCTTTACTATCTGGTTCCTGTCGTGGCCTTTGCCCTCGGCATTTTTGCAGCGGAACGGATCCGGGAGCGTGTCGGGGAAAATCCCGGCATCCACTGGAAGGAGGGTGTTCTGTGGGCGGAAATCCTTCTCCTTTTTCTGGCCGGCTTCCTGCCCCAGGAATACAATGCCGTCGTCAATTCCATGATTGCGTTCAGCTGTGCCATGCAGGTGGAGGCGTTCCGGAAAATACGCGGCAAAGCCTTTGCCACGACCATGTGCACTGGTAATCTGAGATCGGGAACGGAGCTTTTGTGTTCCGGCGATTACCGCCATGATGCCAAAAAGAGAAAGGAAGGCCTGCATTATTACTGGATTGACCTGGTGTTCGCAGGCGGCGCTGCTCTCGGCGTTTTCGTCTGCCGGGCTTTTGGCGAGCGGGCCATCTGGTTCGGCTGCATCACACTTCTCTTTTCCATTCTTTTTATCAGGTACCAGAAGCAGAGGGCGCAGGTCTAA
- a CDS encoding beta-methylgalactoside transporter, with translation MNRISASIQNYKSLDAKEKKTWRKEFMINNSLYFFLIIAVILIEIKSPKFLSLASVVNIISLSAAALPCALGIAGAIVLTGTDLSAGRCVGLCACVSASLLQMSGYANKMFKTLDTMPIIVVLLAVIAIGAVVGLINGFCVAKFSLHPFIVTLATQLILYGIILMYLMIGTNNGQSISGLDASYTDFIKAPLFKIGDVAIPRFILYVAILTVIMWLIWNKTSFGKNMFAVGSNPEAANVSGVNVARTTILVFVLAGVMYSLTGFIEGARIGSNSATTGLNYELDAIAACVIGGVSFVGGIGKISGIILGVVMLKLIFTGLTFLGMSANMTYIIKGLVILVACAIDMRKYLVRK, from the coding sequence ATGAACCGTATCAGTGCGAGTATTCAGAATTATAAAAGTTTAGATGCGAAGGAAAAGAAGACATGGAGAAAGGAGTTCATGATCAACAACTCCCTGTACTTTTTCCTGATTATTGCCGTTATTTTGATTGAGATCAAGTCACCGAAATTCCTTTCCCTGGCTTCGGTCGTCAACATCATCTCCCTTTCCGCAGCCGCGCTTCCCTGCGCCCTGGGAATTGCCGGAGCCATCGTTTTAACCGGTACCGACCTTTCCGCAGGCCGCTGCGTTGGTCTCTGCGCCTGTGTTTCCGCCTCCCTGCTTCAGATGAGCGGATACGCCAACAAGATGTTTAAAACCCTGGACACCATGCCGATTATCGTCGTGCTGCTTGCCGTCATCGCCATCGGCGCTGTCGTGGGCTTAATCAACGGCTTCTGCGTGGCGAAGTTTAGCCTCCATCCGTTTATCGTAACCCTGGCGACCCAGTTAATCCTCTACGGCATCATCTTAATGTACCTGATGATCGGTACCAACAACGGCCAGTCCATTTCCGGTCTGGACGCAAGCTACACCGATTTCATCAAAGCACCGTTATTTAAGATCGGCGATGTTGCCATACCGAGATTTATCCTTTACGTTGCAATCCTGACGGTTATCATGTGGTTAATCTGGAACAAGACGTCCTTCGGAAAGAACATGTTTGCCGTCGGCTCCAACCCGGAAGCTGCCAATGTATCTGGTGTCAACGTGGCCCGCACGACGATCCTCGTATTCGTCCTTGCAGGCGTGATGTACAGCCTGACAGGCTTTATCGAGGGCGCGCGTATCGGTTCCAACTCCGCTACCACAGGTCTTAACTACGAGCTGGATGCCATCGCAGCCTGCGTTATCGGCGGCGTTTCCTTCGTCGGCGGTATTGGAAAGATTTCCGGCATTATCCTTGGCGTTGTAATGTTAAAGCTGATCTTCACGGGTCTTACGTTCCTTGGCATGAGCGCCAACATGACCTACATCATCAAGGGCCTTGTTATCCTTGTTGCATGTGCCATTGATATGAGAAAGTATCTGGTTCGCAAATAA
- a CDS encoding ATP-binding cassette domain-containing protein, translated as MSSIDRTKNEVLLEMKDIVKEFPGVKALNHVSLTVKKGTVHALMGENGAGKSTLMKCLFGMYEKNEGHIFLEGKEVDFKSSKEALENGVAMVHQELNQALKRNVMDNIWLGRYPHVAGIFTSEKKMYDDTKAIFDELGVDVDPKRIMSTMPVSQRQMVEIAKAVSFHSKIIVFDEPTSSLTEKEVEHLFKIINMLRDRGCGIIYISHKMEEILRISDEVTIMRDGTWVATKPAAELTMNEIIKLMVGRELTNRFPPKTNQVGGPLMEVEGLTAMYSHIRDVSFTLKQGEVLGIAGLDGSGRTEVLENIFGIATRKSGTIKLHGKQVFNKNASESIKNKFALLTEERRATGIFGILDIKENTTISSLPKYKKGLLLDDSKMREVTDWSIKAMRIKTPNQQTKIRSLSGGNQQKVILGRWLLTEPEVLLLDEPTRGIDVGAKYEIYQLILDLAGQGKGVIMVSSEMPELLGVCDRILVMSGGRLAGEVDAKSTTQEEIMTLAAMYA; from the coding sequence ATGAGCAGTATTGACAGAACAAAAAACGAAGTTCTGCTGGAAATGAAAGACATTGTGAAGGAGTTTCCCGGCGTTAAGGCTTTAAACCACGTTTCCCTGACGGTGAAAAAGGGGACGGTGCACGCCCTCATGGGGGAAAACGGTGCCGGAAAATCCACACTGATGAAATGTCTGTTTGGTATGTATGAAAAGAACGAGGGCCACATTTTCTTAGAAGGAAAAGAAGTGGATTTCAAGAGTTCCAAGGAAGCCCTGGAGAACGGCGTTGCCATGGTGCACCAGGAGCTGAACCAGGCCTTAAAGCGGAATGTTATGGATAACATCTGGCTCGGACGTTATCCCCACGTGGCAGGCATCTTCACATCTGAGAAAAAGATGTATGACGATACGAAGGCCATTTTTGACGAGCTTGGAGTCGACGTGGATCCGAAGCGGATCATGAGCACAATGCCTGTCTCCCAGAGACAGATGGTGGAGATCGCAAAAGCAGTCTCCTTCCACTCGAAAATTATTGTATTCGACGAACCGACCTCATCCTTAACGGAGAAAGAGGTAGAGCATTTATTTAAGATTATCAACATGCTCCGTGACAGAGGATGCGGCATTATCTATATTTCTCACAAAATGGAAGAAATCCTCCGGATCTCCGACGAAGTTACCATCATGCGCGACGGTACATGGGTGGCGACGAAGCCGGCGGCGGAGCTGACAATGAACGAGATTATCAAGCTGATGGTAGGACGTGAGCTGACGAACCGGTTCCCGCCGAAAACCAACCAGGTGGGCGGCCCGCTCATGGAGGTGGAGGGCTTAACGGCCATGTACTCCCATATCCGCGACGTCTCCTTTACTTTAAAGCAGGGTGAGGTGCTCGGCATCGCCGGCCTGGACGGCTCCGGACGGACGGAAGTCCTGGAAAATATCTTCGGCATCGCCACGAGAAAGAGCGGTACCATCAAGCTTCATGGAAAGCAGGTTTTCAATAAGAATGCCAGCGAATCCATCAAAAACAAATTTGCGCTTTTAACCGAGGAGCGCCGTGCCACCGGTATTTTCGGGATCCTGGACATCAAGGAGAATACGACGATTTCCAGCCTTCCGAAGTATAAAAAAGGCCTCCTTCTGGATGATTCCAAGATGCGCGAGGTGACGGACTGGTCGATCAAGGCCATGCGGATCAAGACGCCGAACCAGCAGACAAAGATCCGTTCCCTCTCCGGCGGCAATCAGCAGAAGGTAATTCTTGGAAGATGGCTTCTTACGGAGCCGGAGGTGCTTCTTCTTGACGAGCCGACGCGAGGCATCGACGTCGGCGCCAAGTACGAGATTTACCAGCTCATTCTGGATCTGGCAGGCCAGGGAAAAGGCGTTATCATGGTATCCTCTGAGATGCCGGAGCTTCTTGGCGTCTGCGACAGGATCCTTGTCATGTCCGGCGGACGACTTGCCGGCGAGGTTGACGCAAAGAGCACGACACAGGAAGAGATTATGACGCTTGCAGCGATGTATGCGTAA
- a CDS encoding galactose ABC transporter substrate-binding protein gives MRKILSVALACSMAFALAGCSGGTEETTAAATTTAAAAAEETTVAEAEAEAEATTAAAEAAAVDGNVGVFYYSYSDTYISSVRSAMDAKWDELGITYTDYDGNSTQTTQTEQVSTAITSGANLLVVNIVDTGSDDAAQNIVDQAKEKDIPVIFFNREVSDDVVNSYEKCVFIGTDAAEAGHMQGEMIANFLLEGDNYANTDLNGDGEISYVMFKGQEGNNEAIYRTQYSVEDADALLTEAGKSALKFYDDKNSNKYLVDQDGNWSAAAAQNYMTTILSEYSEANGNMIEMVICNNDGMAEGAIAALQTAGYNIGDGKVIPVFGVDATDAAKSLIANGQMTGTIKQDAEGMANGIVEAAQNGLAGNGLLDGMDSYIIDSEVDKVRIPYQIYLGEE, from the coding sequence ATGAGAAAGATCTTAAGCGTTGCTCTTGCATGCTCGATGGCATTCGCACTGGCCGGCTGTTCCGGCGGTACGGAGGAGACGACGGCAGCAGCAACAACCACCGCAGCAGCAGCCGCAGAGGAAACAACAGTAGCAGAGGCTGAGGCAGAAGCAGAAGCTACCACCGCAGCAGCAGAGGCAGCCGCAGTAGACGGAAATGTCGGCGTATTCTATTATTCTTACAGCGATACATATATCTCCAGCGTAAGAAGCGCCATGGATGCAAAATGGGATGAGCTTGGAATTACCTACACAGACTATGACGGCAACTCCACGCAGACAACACAGACCGAGCAGGTTTCCACAGCCATCACAAGCGGTGCGAACCTTCTTGTTGTAAACATCGTTGATACCGGTTCCGACGATGCCGCACAGAACATCGTTGATCAGGCAAAGGAAAAGGACATCCCGGTTATCTTCTTTAACCGCGAGGTTTCCGACGACGTTGTAAATTCCTATGAGAAGTGCGTATTCATCGGTACGGATGCAGCAGAAGCCGGCCATATGCAGGGCGAAATGATTGCCAACTTCTTACTGGAAGGCGACAACTACGCAAACACTGACTTAAACGGCGACGGAGAGATCTCCTACGTTATGTTCAAGGGCCAGGAAGGCAACAACGAGGCTATTTACAGAACCCAGTATTCTGTTGAGGATGCCGACGCCCTTCTTACCGAGGCTGGAAAGAGCGCATTAAAGTTCTACGACGACAAGAACAGCAACAAGTACCTGGTAGACCAGGACGGCAACTGGTCGGCAGCAGCCGCTCAGAACTACATGACCACGATCCTTTCCGAGTACAGCGAAGCAAACGGAAACATGATCGAGATGGTTATCTGCAACAACGACGGTATGGCTGAGGGCGCCATCGCAGCTCTCCAGACAGCCGGCTACAACATCGGCGACGGCAAAGTGATCCCGGTATTCGGCGTTGACGCAACAGACGCTGCAAAATCCCTGATCGCAAACGGCCAGATGACCGGTACCATCAAGCAGGATGCCGAAGGTATGGCAAACGGCATCGTTGAGGCAGCTCAGAACGGTCTTGCAGGCAATGGCCTGTTAGACGGCATGGACAGCTACATCATCGACAGCGAAGTTGATAAAGTCCGCATCCCGTATCAGATCTATCTCGGCGAGGAATAA
- a CDS encoding substrate-binding domain-containing protein — MRRNKTAAFFLAALLSLSLCGCAGARTAGQERKPYIAVITKSTGSNFFKTVFAGVRTASIEYNVDVTMEGPDSEENYEEQNAMIKKAVENGADAIVLSAIDYNESVEAMEEAAAAGVKLVVIDSGINSDEVAVKIGTDNYSAGVQAAKAILDRTEGDIQVGVVNFDEGTYNGQERERGFLAALEESGRAQVASVIHVNSNIRDASEGTKAMLSEYPDIRCIAAFNEWTTLGVGYAVQELGIGEETTVVGFDNNVISIGMLETGEVDALVVQNPFAMGYLGIENAYQLINGKKPEHKEVFTETLTAFRENLFDEANQKLIFPFR; from the coding sequence ATGAGGCGAAATAAAACTGCGGCATTTTTCCTGGCGGCGCTTCTTTCTCTTTCCCTCTGCGGCTGTGCTGGCGCCAGGACGGCAGGGCAGGAGCGGAAGCCTTACATTGCCGTCATCACAAAGTCCACCGGCTCCAACTTTTTTAAAACCGTGTTTGCCGGCGTCCGGACGGCGTCCATCGAGTACAACGTGGATGTGACGATGGAGGGGCCGGACAGCGAGGAAAATTATGAAGAGCAGAATGCCATGATAAAGAAAGCCGTGGAAAATGGCGCCGACGCCATTGTGCTTTCGGCCATCGATTACAATGAGTCGGTGGAAGCCATGGAGGAGGCGGCTGCGGCAGGTGTCAAGCTGGTTGTCATCGACAGCGGCATCAACTCGGACGAGGTGGCCGTGAAGATCGGAACCGACAATTACAGCGCCGGCGTCCAGGCGGCAAAGGCGATTCTCGACCGGACAGAAGGCGATATCCAGGTGGGCGTCGTCAATTTCGATGAAGGAACCTACAACGGGCAGGAGAGGGAGCGCGGCTTCCTTGCCGCATTAGAGGAGAGCGGCCGCGCCCAGGTGGCGTCGGTGATCCATGTAAACTCCAACATCCGCGATGCCAGCGAGGGAACCAAGGCGATGTTATCGGAATATCCCGACATCCGCTGCATTGCGGCCTTCAACGAGTGGACGACCCTGGGCGTCGGCTATGCCGTACAGGAGCTTGGAATCGGAGAAGAGACGACCGTCGTCGGCTTTGACAACAACGTGATTTCCATCGGCATGCTGGAGACCGGCGAGGTGGACGCCCTCGTGGTGCAGAATCCCTTTGCCATGGGCTACCTTGGCATCGAAAACGCCTACCAGCTCATCAATGGAAAGAAGCCGGAGCACAAGGAGGTTTTTACGGAAACCCTGACAGCCTTCAGGGAGAATCTGTTCGATGAGGCGAACCAGAAGTTGATTTTTCCGTTCCGATAG
- a CDS encoding sensor histidine kinase has product MEQNRKRRAVPLSVLLVAIISGMTIAAILFMTQIFVSAYRRSLLELAATNSEQAVSQAANTVEINEEGMRNDLELIIGRLSRTRSMEAAEALISGMAGLRSDVVSVMIYDEDGNLLLTGSSSLRLKDEITDNLSFCKEIFESAEDTAVLAPHVQNLFLNYYPWVVTIAKRADLVLFRKPVYVAMDFNFSSLASYVDNVGIGQHGYCYIMDQDGQIVYHPQQQLIFAGLKEEDTSWISESPDGVYAGMDTITTVRSLSDGGWRIVGVSFTDELIGDKLKSVQTMAAGIALLFIGAAVLSGVLISKVISRPVRVLVSAMREFEENAGAYDYEAQNGVREIQTLSESFAHMVKMIRELMNKVKQEEISLRKTELKALQAQINPHFLYNTLDSIQWMCEQGNSADAVRMVGALAKLFRISISRGKELIPIEDELNHAKSYLVIQSYRYKNQFTYEFEVEDAVKHYLCNKITLQPMIENAIYHGIDRMVDEGLIRIEAKAAGDDIEFRVSDNGAGMTPEQCESILKKERSDSSGIGIKNVNDRIKIFFGEQYGIRIESELDVGTTVIIRFPKIEEGSYEAK; this is encoded by the coding sequence ATGGAACAGAACAGGAAAAGGCGGGCAGTGCCCCTGTCCGTGCTTTTAGTGGCCATCATCAGCGGGATGACGATTGCGGCTATCCTTTTTATGACGCAGATTTTCGTCTCGGCATACCGGCGGTCGCTTCTTGAGTTAGCGGCCACCAACTCCGAGCAGGCCGTGTCCCAGGCGGCCAACACGGTGGAAATCAACGAAGAAGGCATGAGAAACGACCTGGAGCTTATCATTGGCCGCCTATCCAGAACCAGGAGCATGGAAGCGGCCGAAGCTCTGATTTCCGGCATGGCCGGCTTAAGGAGCGACGTAGTCTCCGTCATGATCTACGATGAGGACGGGAACCTTCTCCTCACGGGAAGCAGCAGCCTGCGGCTGAAAGATGAGATCACGGACAACCTGTCCTTTTGCAAAGAGATTTTTGAGAGCGCAGAAGACACGGCAGTCCTGGCGCCCCATGTGCAGAATCTGTTTTTAAATTACTATCCCTGGGTTGTCACCATCGCCAAACGGGCCGATCTGGTGCTGTTTCGCAAGCCGGTCTATGTGGCCATGGACTTTAACTTTTCATCCCTGGCCTCTTACGTGGACAACGTGGGCATCGGCCAGCACGGCTACTGCTATATCATGGATCAGGACGGGCAGATCGTCTACCATCCCCAGCAGCAGCTTATTTTTGCAGGTTTAAAGGAAGAAGACACCTCGTGGATCTCCGAAAGTCCGGACGGCGTTTACGCCGGTATGGATACGATTACGACGGTGCGCTCCCTGTCCGACGGAGGCTGGCGGATCGTCGGCGTCAGCTTTACGGATGAGCTGATCGGGGACAAGCTAAAAAGCGTTCAGACCATGGCAGCCGGCATTGCGCTCCTTTTCATCGGGGCAGCCGTCCTGTCGGGCGTCCTGATTTCCAAGGTGATTTCACGCCCTGTGCGTGTCCTGGTGTCAGCCATGCGGGAGTTTGAGGAGAACGCCGGCGCCTATGACTATGAGGCGCAGAACGGTGTCCGGGAAATCCAGACGCTGTCGGAGTCCTTTGCCCACATGGTGAAGATGATCAGGGAGCTGATGAACAAGGTCAAGCAGGAAGAAATTTCCTTAAGAAAGACGGAACTAAAGGCACTCCAGGCCCAGATTAACCCCCATTTCCTCTACAATACGCTGGATTCGATCCAGTGGATGTGCGAGCAGGGAAACAGCGCCGATGCCGTCCGCATGGTGGGCGCGCTGGCGAAGCTGTTCCGGATCAGCATCAGCCGCGGGAAGGAGTTAATCCCCATTGAGGACGAATTGAACCATGCCAAAAGCTATCTGGTGATCCAGAGCTACCGGTACAAGAACCAGTTCACCTATGAATTCGAGGTGGAGGACGCGGTGAAGCATTATCTCTGCAACAAAATCACCCTCCAGCCCATGATTGAAAACGCCATCTACCACGGCATCGACCGGATGGTGGACGAGGGGCTCATCCGGATTGAGGCGAAGGCCGCCGGGGACGACATCGAATTCCGGGTTTCGGATAACGGCGCCGGCATGACGCCGGAACAGTGCGAAAGCATCTTAAAGAAAGAGCGCAGCGACAGCAGCGGCATCGGCATCAAAAACGTCAACGACCGGATCAAAATTTTCTTCGGAGAACAGTACGGGATCCGGATTGAGAGCGAGCTGGATGTGGGGACGACGGTGATTATCCGGTTCCCGAAGATTGAGGAGGGAAGCTATGAGGCGAAATAA
- a CDS encoding response regulator gives MYTVIFADDEEDLRKAIIHKIDWNAIGFEIIGEAENGAEALELVEKLGPDLLLTDIKMPFVSGIELARQAREIRPSMQIAFLSGYDSFAYAQQAIQYNIISYLLKPISAEELTVELRRIKEKLDKRFFEMKNGAVDSGLRDKEHRLALMEFLTPLLMDQDDLSFGRGGGRKALLERKAAELGLKKAPETEVRYLILVTSMEDAEGKNRTEPELLPFVDSILKKYMQYGSICSGGKLISVVSAVGRDAGKYIHILVTEIAQSAERILGLKTRIGVSREFSEIAVGGAAYSEALAAMHYIPAGSAGIQFISDIEPRDVRRFEYIEDTVNTLDQLIKTGSRAELEEFLDELFSRVRNDQNAGTTCELLVIQILSTVYRTVNMSLNNNVPLEILSRFSFLEKGFTQNSIDAVQAKVIGLCRQAQEIISNHRKVSSEILSDKAIQIIDAEYADEMLTLVSLSERLHISSNYLSATIKKNTGETFISLLTKKRMEKAKEYLLCTSFKIQEIAGRCGYSDQHYFSYCFKKYYGKSPNKMRESAAKAEA, from the coding sequence ATGTACACAGTAATTTTTGCAGACGACGAAGAAGATTTAAGGAAAGCCATCATACATAAAATCGACTGGAACGCCATCGGCTTCGAGATCATCGGCGAGGCGGAGAACGGGGCTGAAGCGCTGGAGCTGGTGGAAAAGCTGGGCCCCGACCTGCTGCTCACGGATATCAAGATGCCCTTCGTCTCCGGCATCGAGCTTGCCAGGCAGGCCAGGGAGATTCGCCCGTCCATGCAGATCGCCTTTTTAAGCGGCTACGACAGCTTCGCCTACGCCCAGCAGGCCATCCAGTACAACATCATCAGCTACCTGTTAAAGCCCATTTCCGCCGAGGAGCTGACCGTGGAATTAAGGCGGATCAAGGAGAAGCTGGACAAGCGGTTTTTCGAGATGAAAAACGGCGCTGTGGACAGCGGTCTGCGGGACAAAGAACACCGGCTGGCGTTGATGGAATTTTTGACGCCGCTTCTCATGGATCAGGACGACTTGTCCTTTGGACGCGGCGGCGGGCGGAAAGCGCTTCTGGAGCGGAAAGCGGCCGAACTGGGCCTGAAAAAAGCCCCGGAGACGGAGGTACGGTACCTGATCCTGGTGACGAGCATGGAGGACGCAGAGGGGAAAAACAGGACGGAGCCGGAGCTTCTGCCGTTCGTGGATTCCATCTTAAAAAAATACATGCAGTACGGAAGTATCTGTTCCGGCGGGAAGCTTATCTCCGTGGTTTCCGCCGTCGGGAGAGATGCCGGAAAATACATTCATATCCTGGTGACGGAAATCGCACAGAGTGCCGAGCGGATTCTCGGGCTTAAAACGCGGATCGGCGTAAGCCGGGAATTTTCCGAGATTGCCGTCGGCGGCGCCGCCTATTCGGAGGCGCTGGCGGCCATGCACTATATCCCTGCCGGGAGCGCCGGGATCCAGTTCATCTCCGACATCGAGCCGCGGGACGTAAGGCGGTTTGAATATATTGAGGACACGGTCAATACCCTGGATCAGCTCATCAAGACGGGGAGCCGGGCGGAACTGGAGGAATTTCTGGACGAGCTGTTTTCACGCGTCAGAAACGATCAGAACGCCGGGACCACCTGCGAGCTTCTTGTGATCCAGATTTTGTCCACAGTCTACCGCACCGTCAACATGTCCTTGAACAACAACGTGCCGCTTGAAATTCTCTCCCGGTTTTCGTTCCTGGAAAAGGGCTTTACCCAGAATTCCATCGATGCGGTGCAGGCCAAGGTCATCGGCCTCTGCCGCCAGGCCCAGGAGATCATCTCCAACCACAGGAAGGTGAGCTCGGAAATCCTTTCCGACAAGGCCATCCAAATCATCGACGCAGAATATGCCGACGAGATGCTGACGCTCGTCTCATTAAGCGAGCGGCTCCATATCAGCTCCAACTACTTAAGCGCCACCATCAAAAAGAACACAGGCGAGACGTTTATCAGCCTCCTCACGAAAAAGCGGATGGAGAAGGCGAAGGAGTACCTGCTCTGCACTTCCTTTAAGATTCAGGAGATCGCCGGCCGCTGCGGATACAGCGACCAGCATTATTTCAGCTACTGCTTTAAAAAGTATTACGGGAAATCGCCCAACAAGATGCGCGAGAGCGCCGCGAAGGCGGAAGCCTAA
- a CDS encoding ImmA/IrrE family metallo-endopeptidase, with product MCRVLDNSLYIKDRKKYTKISECATSFNSLYNKNNIIQDDIFNVLENYVARHDMPFDMLRYPIEDADLCACTFIRKGRMFVMVNSALPLSKQIFATAHELYHIYCYFEGHDSALLQSGSILESGIIDEEAKEIEDMEANAFAAFLLAPKERLDEQTDVYNLSYKDISVQTVLKIMDIFAIPYKAAVLRLLEENKIDVKAAKNLLQVEEKEICRQMELTGKAARWQEIPKDFIRFGSLPELMYDVEQLDAVRDERLASDKNRLSEIMKSLRKQ from the coding sequence ATGTGCCGAGTTTTGGATAATAGCCTTTATATTAAAGATAGAAAGAAATATACAAAAATAAGTGAATGTGCAACAAGTTTTAATTCGCTCTATAATAAGAATAATATTATTCAGGATGATATCTTCAACGTGTTGGAGAATTATGTGGCACGACATGATATGCCCTTTGATATGCTGAGATATCCTATTGAAGATGCCGATTTGTGTGCATGTACTTTCATTCGTAAAGGAAGAATGTTTGTTATGGTTAATTCTGCGTTGCCATTATCAAAGCAGATATTTGCAACAGCACATGAATTGTATCATATTTATTGCTATTTCGAGGGGCATGATTCCGCATTATTACAATCTGGGTCAATTTTGGAATCTGGTATTATAGATGAAGAAGCAAAAGAGATTGAGGATATGGAAGCCAATGCTTTTGCAGCCTTTTTACTGGCTCCAAAGGAGCGGCTTGATGAGCAGACGGATGTGTACAATTTATCATATAAAGATATTTCAGTGCAGACGGTGCTTAAGATAATGGACATTTTTGCAATTCCTTATAAGGCAGCGGTACTTCGTCTCTTGGAGGAAAACAAGATTGATGTTAAAGCTGCAAAGAATCTCTTGCAAGTTGAAGAAAAGGAAATTTGCAGACAAATGGAACTTACGGGAAAAGCTGCACGCTGGCAGGAGATACCTAAGGATTTCATTAGATTTGGAAGCTTACCTGAATTGATGTATGATGTGGAGCAGTTGGATGCTGTTCGCGATGAACGGTTAGCAAGTGATAAGAACAGATTGAGTGAAATAATGAAAAGTTTAAGAAAACAGTGA